One window from the genome of Nicotiana sylvestris chromosome 9, ASM39365v2, whole genome shotgun sequence encodes:
- the LOC138878210 gene encoding uncharacterized protein, giving the protein MIQHPDKNCIDPITVKIHNQLAYCAHVEEEANGRPWFHDIKEYLSKGEYPEHANHAKKCTLWRLFNHFFHSGGNLYRRTPDLGLLGCVNAKEASKLLEDMHAGTCGPHMNGFVLVKKILRGGYFWMTMEMDCI; this is encoded by the coding sequence atgatacaacatccagacaagaactgcATTGATCCCATTACAGTAAAGATCCATAATCAGCTGGCATATTGTGcccatgtcgaggaagaagccaATGGAAggccttggtttcatgacatcaaggagtacttatcaaaaggagaatacccggagcatgcaaaccacgcTAAAAAATGCACACTCTGGAGATTGttcaatcacttcttccacagtggaggaaaCCTGTATAGAAGAACCCCCGATCTGGGATTGCTAGGATGTGTCAACgcgaaggaagcttctaagctacttgaggatatgcatgctgggacctgtggtccgcacatgaatggtttcgtcttggtaaagaagatactcaggggaggttacttttggatgaccatggagatggATTGCAtttag